The nucleotide window ATAGTGGGAAAGATAGGGTATGGAGAATCCACTATAGGTCTATACTCCTGGTCTCTGCTGCCGTCTGACGACGGCCAGGCTTACAGAAATGTTGATGTTGAAGTTATAGGAGAAGATAAAAAGACTGTAAGAAAGGTAACTTTTCCTAATGCTTTCATTGTGGACTATTCAGAAACATATTCTTCGTCATCGGGGAAAGGATTATTCAGCCTTTATTTAAAGCAGAAAAAAGATAAGAATGACGTTGTTACTGCCAGCGGTTTATGATTTTAATGGTCAAAATGCATTTTATATACGAAGAAGTTAAAAATCACAGAGGCACTGCCTTAAAGATTTTTATTATTTGAGAAACTAAGGGGGATAAAAATGGATATCATTAATCAAACAAATAGAAGCATTCTATTTGAAGAAATCAACCCGGAAAGATTGGATCTTCTTACTCTTGTGGGTGATGTTAAGGGAATAGACAGTCTTGATGACGAAAAAATCAAAGAGATAAACAGGGAGCTGCTTGTCAGAAACTTCGATGAGTTTTTGGAGAAATTCTCACCGAGTGTATATTCGTTTTTCAATGCAGCCGCTGATGATGGAAAGGGTGCGGTTGTCTATACACTGAAAAGACCTGAGAATATACCACCCGAATATATTTCAGAAATTAAACTTGATCATAATAACGATTTTCTTAAAATGCTTTTCACTTTGATTGATACAAAAAGAAGCCAAGGTATCATTAACGTTGACTTCAGATTCGATAAGGTTCTTGATATGATATCTCCCAAAAAGGTAATGGATGACATAAGACAAGCAAGAAAAGAAATCCACTACCTATTTGATAAATATGAGGAGCTTGATGAAGGAGATCCAAAAAAGCTTGATTTAGGAGACAAACTCAATTACAAATTTGAAGAAGCAAGACAAAATTATAACAATGTTATGGCTATGCTACCCCTGGCGATAGAAGATATCAAGACCAGACTTCTGTTAGGCGGCGGTGAAGGCGGCGGTGAGGCTCAGGCAGTGCAGGTAGGTATGCTTACAATAGGTGAAACAGGAGAACTCAAAATAATTGAAGCCCCCAAGGAAGAGAGCAATGCCCTGATGCTCGTTTCAGAAAACAGCAATAACAGTCTTGTAACAATTTTTGAATCAGACTATGATTCAGTTACCGATTCACCTTCTTCTTACGTCAAGGACCTTGTGGTAAGAACATTCTGCCCGCTTCCTGCTACTCTGACAGAAGTTGATATTGACAGGGAAATTGCAAATTACAGGGCATACCTTGAGTTTTATACAAAGGCAAAGGATGACTTTGTAAAAGCATCCAAACCATTAGTTGAAAAGATACTTGGTGTGAAGATGTTCTTTGACCAGTACAACACAAAGACTAGAGGAATGAGGCCTTCACTTATTATATCAAATAATAAGCTTGATATGACTGTAAAAAGCAACAATATGCCAAGGCTTGAAACATACCTCAATACAGTAAATGCAAAAAATGATTTTTCAAATACTGTTTGGTTCGGAATCGTTCCGGCAATTGAATTAGAGTCTGCCGGAAAACCAAAAATAGGAAGAGCCATATTTGCCGGAAATAAGGAAGTTAAAAAGGAAGGAAATACAATGGAATCCCTTACAGCACTGCTGCAGACACTTAAAAAATATAGGGTGCAGGTATTCTTCAACTTCCAGGCAAACGACGAAACTACCTTCAACAACTTAGCAACAATGGGTGTTGATAAATACATGGATAAGTGTCAAATGATGACAAGGCAGGATTACAGTGAGTTTGCAATCCCTTGTCTGCCTAACTTTACAATCATACCTAAAGACAAGTCGGGCGTTGTTATTGATACAATAATTCAAAAAACAGAGGATGGAAAAGTAAAAGTTTCCGACTCAAAAGAAGATATAATGAAGCTTTGGATACAGGGCGTTTATGTTGATGCTTCATATGTAGCGGCTGGTATTGTGGGTGCATACCAGTGCCCCGAGTACCTTAAGGAAATCTTCAAAAACGCCAGCAGGAATTATCCAGGCGTAAGATTTGATATCGAAAGAGAAGATTATAGCTTAAGAATGGTAACAACAATGGCTAAGGAAATAACTGGTTTTACCAATAATATAAAAGATGAAATAAATAAAAGAAGCTTTGGTTTTGTATTTTCTTCTGAAAACGCACAGGTTGATGGTAAGGACGTAAAGAGGATTACTGTTTATAAAGCCAGAAGCCTTGCTATGACAGACAGCGGATTTGATTCCATCTATAAAACCACAGTTAGTACATATATTGAAAGAATTTTGAGGTTCACATCAAACGACTTCAAGCAAGATAAAATAGAATCATTCTTCAGCAACAATCCGAAGAGCCAGAAGGAAGTTTGGAAGAATGACAATAAATTCATTAACTCTATTGTTCAACCGGGAGATGACTTGAATTATTCAATAGATGAAATGACAAACATGTGCCAGATTGATTTGACATTCAATGGTAATGTAAAGAACCTGGAAGTATTGATTACAAAGAATTAAAATCAATGTTAAGACCGGTATTAATGCTTGGTTGAGTATTAATATATATAAAAAATATTATAAACAATAAGGAGGGTTCAATTATGGCATTTAAACTAGCTGCAACACCTGCAAGTATAGGGGGAGGAGGAGATTCCTTTAATCTTGACGAGAAAGTTATAAAGTCTGTTGTTTACAAAACAGATACTCCTGATGATTCAAACGCAAGGTCACATGACGTTGGAGCAATCCTTGAAATTAGGGGCAATTTATTGCAAGCTGCTGAAGAAGATACTAAGAAAATGGCTAAATGGACACTTGAAAGTGCATTGCCTTATAAGAATATTGTAGTTACTCAAACTGCAGGCAGCTTTGTTATGAGAGAATACACTTTTACTCAAGCTTTCTGTGTTGACTACATAGAAGAATTCAATGAAACTGAAGGTGAAGGTAAATTTACTCTTATAATCAAGCAGAAGAGGGAAAACATCAAAGACGTTAAGATTGAAGGCGGATACGGAGCATAAGGTAATCTTATGAGCAACTTTAGTAATCAAAGCTTAAACGAATAGCGTTTAATAGGATTTAAAGGGCAGATGTTTCTGCCTTTTAGATCCTATCTACTAAACTAAACATACATGCTAAAAATTTGGTTTTATGTAGAAAGGAAGCTTTCTATGAAAAGGTTTGAGGCTATAGGGCATTTTAATGATAATTATGTTTTAAAAATCAGGGAAAAAAAGCTTGGCGAGCTGAGTAGTTTCTATGAAACTAACAAGAACATTCTTGCCCAAGGAATGCTGGATGCTTTTAAGAATCTATGCATAAAGGCGGGAAAGCTGCAGCAGGAAGGCATAAAAGACAGCATAGCTCATATTTGTTTTTCTCTTCTGCGAATCAGAATATTGGAAAAACGACATAATTACCGTCTAGACGCATTTAGCGATCTATATTACCTTGATAAAACAGATTGTACTGTAGAATATGATGCTGCATGGGCTTATAAATACCTTGATGAGTTTATGGAAGAGCTTGAGCAAAGCAGAAAGCTTTATATGAACAAGGTGCTAAAACCGGATATTGAGAGAATAATGTTTAAGGAAATATCATACTACAATGACTATATTGTTAATCTTGCAAGGCTGCTAATACCCGAGGCTGTAAAGCTAGATGAGTATATAGCCTTAAAAAGGCAAGAAGTAGTTGATATTAGTGTAGGTGAGTATAAAGCATCAAGTTGTATAGTTTACAAGGAAGACAGAAGGGTTAAAAACTCTGGTGACATAAAATCATGGCTTGAAGGAAAGTATGAATATGGATACCGCAGTGAGATTTTAAAAGATCTGGATCTGTCAGAAGGGGATTATGAGGGAATAGACTTAGCCTATAGTGATTTTACAGGAAGCAATCTTACAGGAAGTAGTTTTAAAAATGCCCAATTGTCAGGAGCTGTTTTATGCAATACAAACTTAGAAGGTGTTAATTTTGAAAATGTTGACCTTAGGTGCTGTGATTTGAGGGGAGCCATACTAAAAAATGTTAATTTTAACAAAGCAAATCTTAAGGATGCAATGGTTTCCGGCAGTGATGCACAATCACTGGCATTAGATCAAGAGCAGAGAAAGAACATAATAATTATTTAAATATATTAGAAGTGAAAAGCCTATTTAATCTTAAATTATAAATGCAGGTGAAACAGGATGGATTACTATATAATTTCACAGGACGAAAGATTCATAAACTTTGCGGAGCCGTCAGGATTGTCAAAGGTAGTTGACAAGGATCTGGTTAAAAGCAGAGATTTGGAAGCATTAAATACCGACCCCGTTATGGTTTACATAAAAGAGAAGGACGAAAGTGAGTTTATAGACATTATTGAAAAACCTGTTTTGCTTATATCCGATAAGATTAAGCAGGTATTTGAAAGGTATGGTAAGGATGAGTTTTATAAACCGGTTATACTAGGTGTTCCCAAGCATATGGAAACCTCATTGTACCATCTTGTTGTGCCTAAAAAGGTTGAATGTCTCTCTAAATCAAGCGAGTTCAATCCGGATGGTACAATAAAGAGACTGGTGCTTGACAGAAGTAAATTAAATTGTCAGCACATATTCTCAGTAAGTGGAGTTCGAGAGAACTTTATTATTGTCAATCTCGATGTAGTAGAAAGTATTATCAGAAGCGATTATATTGGAATTAAACTTAAAAGGGTAGAAGTGGATTAAATTTGATTGATTGTTACAGTTGAGTATCTAAAGTGCCTTGAAAGGATCAGTGTTATGAAAAACTATTACGAAGTTCTTGGAGTTCAAAAAGATGCAACTTTGGAGGATATAAAAAAAGTATACAAAAAGCTGGCAAAAAAGTACCATCCAGATTTGAACCAGGGCAACAAAGAGGCAGAGCAAAAGTTTATTGAGATAAAAGAAGCGTATGACACATTAAGTGATGAAGATAAGAGAAAATCATACGATGCCAAGCTTAATGGCAGCAGTGATTCTTCCTATCGGCAGGAGGACAAAAGGAAAAGCACCAGATCTGAATCGGAAGAACCTGCCAAATTTGATTTTGAAGAAGTTGAAAGAAGCTTTGAGCGTTTTTTCGGGTTTAACCCTAGAACCAACAAAGTTAATATAGAGACAGAAAAACAAAGAGAAAAGAAGAAAAATCCTCTTGATACCACAGCAGCTTTTGAACAATTCTTTGGATTCAAGAGGAAAAAGTAAGGTCGATTATTTTTGAGGGGGTTGCTTTATGAATAAAAGCGGGAAAGTACCCGATGTAAAGAATAATTTTAAGAAATATATCAATGAAAAAAAGATGGAGACTTATTCTGACAAGAAAAAAGCTCTGTGGATTATGATAATTGATATTCTTATAGTTGTAATAACTCTGATAACACTATACTTTATATTCTTCGTTGATAATGGCAAGCCCATACTTGACTATCTGGGTTATGCAGCCATTCTGCTGATTGTATGTTTTGGAGTGTTCAAGGTTATCACAATCGGATTTACCAGCACGACAAGCTCCAATATAACAAAGGTTGTATTGGTAGATGATGATGGTTCCAGCATCAAGACATGGAGTATTAAAGGCAAGGTATCATTACTCATCGGAAAGAATTCTAATGAAAATGAGGTTGATATAGACCTTTCTGAAACTACATACTCATCTTTGGTTAGCAGGCAGCATGCAGTAATGAATTTTTCCAATAACTGTTGGTATATTGAGGATATAGGATCATCCAATGGTACCGGACTTAAAAAAGAAAACGACGACTTCAAGCAAAAACTCGAAGCAGGTAAGCCATATGAACTGAGTGCCGGGGATACGATATATATAGCAAATACGAAGTTGATTATGAAATAGTATATAAATAGGTGGAGGAATTGAAATGAGCGATTTGGTTAGATGCTCTAATGGGCACATGTATAATACAAAAAGATATGGGAATAAATGTCCTTTTTGTGATGCTGGTCTTGAGAAGTCTGGAAGAAGAGTTCCACAGCCTGCAATAGATGGGGAGAAGACACAAACAACCGATGATCCTTTAGGAATTGAGCCTGTTGTAGGGTGGCTTGTTTGTATCGAAGGTGAGCAAAAGGGA belongs to Pseudobacteroides sp. and includes:
- a CDS encoding membrane-associated protease 1, producing the protein MPFKVTISGGINLEHCIESVSCRVDTPNDSDAKSNFVGNVLEIVGKIGYGESTIGLYSWSLLPSDDGQAYRNVDVEVIGEDKKTVRKVTFPNAFIVDYSETYSSSSGKGLFSLYLKQKKDKNDVVTASGL
- a CDS encoding transcriptional regulator: MDIINQTNRSILFEEINPERLDLLTLVGDVKGIDSLDDEKIKEINRELLVRNFDEFLEKFSPSVYSFFNAAADDGKGAVVYTLKRPENIPPEYISEIKLDHNNDFLKMLFTLIDTKRSQGIINVDFRFDKVLDMISPKKVMDDIRQARKEIHYLFDKYEELDEGDPKKLDLGDKLNYKFEEARQNYNNVMAMLPLAIEDIKTRLLLGGGEGGGEAQAVQVGMLTIGETGELKIIEAPKEESNALMLVSENSNNSLVTIFESDYDSVTDSPSSYVKDLVVRTFCPLPATLTEVDIDREIANYRAYLEFYTKAKDDFVKASKPLVEKILGVKMFFDQYNTKTRGMRPSLIISNNKLDMTVKSNNMPRLETYLNTVNAKNDFSNTVWFGIVPAIELESAGKPKIGRAIFAGNKEVKKEGNTMESLTALLQTLKKYRVQVFFNFQANDETTFNNLATMGVDKYMDKCQMMTRQDYSEFAIPCLPNFTIIPKDKSGVVIDTIIQKTEDGKVKVSDSKEDIMKLWIQGVYVDASYVAAGIVGAYQCPEYLKEIFKNASRNYPGVRFDIEREDYSLRMVTTMAKEITGFTNNIKDEINKRSFGFVFSSENAQVDGKDVKRITVYKARSLAMTDSGFDSIYKTTVSTYIERILRFTSNDFKQDKIESFFSNNPKSQKEVWKNDNKFINSIVQPGDDLNYSIDEMTNMCQIDLTFNGNVKNLEVLITKN
- the tssD gene encoding type VI secretion system tube protein TssD — its product is MAFKLAATPASIGGGGDSFNLDEKVIKSVVYKTDTPDDSNARSHDVGAILEIRGNLLQAAEEDTKKMAKWTLESALPYKNIVVTQTAGSFVMREYTFTQAFCVDYIEEFNETEGEGKFTLIIKQKRENIKDVKIEGGYGA
- a CDS encoding pentapeptide repeat-containing protein, whose product is MKRFEAIGHFNDNYVLKIREKKLGELSSFYETNKNILAQGMLDAFKNLCIKAGKLQQEGIKDSIAHICFSLLRIRILEKRHNYRLDAFSDLYYLDKTDCTVEYDAAWAYKYLDEFMEELEQSRKLYMNKVLKPDIERIMFKEISYYNDYIVNLARLLIPEAVKLDEYIALKRQEVVDISVGEYKASSCIVYKEDRRVKNSGDIKSWLEGKYEYGYRSEILKDLDLSEGDYEGIDLAYSDFTGSNLTGSSFKNAQLSGAVLCNTNLEGVNFENVDLRCCDLRGAILKNVNFNKANLKDAMVSGSDAQSLALDQEQRKNIIII
- a CDS encoding DnaJ domain-containing protein; this encodes MIVTVEYLKCLERISVMKNYYEVLGVQKDATLEDIKKVYKKLAKKYHPDLNQGNKEAEQKFIEIKEAYDTLSDEDKRKSYDAKLNGSSDSSYRQEDKRKSTRSESEEPAKFDFEEVERSFERFFGFNPRTNKVNIETEKQREKKKNPLDTTAAFEQFFGFKRKK
- a CDS encoding FHA domain-containing protein, with protein sequence MNKSGKVPDVKNNFKKYINEKKMETYSDKKKALWIMIIDILIVVITLITLYFIFFVDNGKPILDYLGYAAILLIVCFGVFKVITIGFTSTTSSNITKVVLVDDDGSSIKTWSIKGKVSLLIGKNSNENEVDIDLSETTYSSLVSRQHAVMNFSNNCWYIEDIGSSNGTGLKKENDDFKQKLEAGKPYELSAGDTIYIANTKLIMK